Proteins encoded within one genomic window of Hahella chejuensis KCTC 2396:
- a CDS encoding phage portal protein, with amino-acid sequence MFNLFRRKSAPVIDSSAKLAELLGAWYDADAGVQITPGNAPEISAVFSCIKVLTESIGMLPLNLFKELPGGGSEKAANHPLQTLLKHGPNDYLTDQEYKELIVAHLCLRGNHYSYINRTAAGRVLELLPMAPDAVTPKLSNDYELTYDVQFKAGPVRTLPAEEVLHIRLWSLDGLTGLNPIQYNRHCLGLAKATEKHGSTLFAHGAKPSGVLATDHALTDKQYERLKQEMELHRGVANQSREMILDGGLKWLQVSMTAEDSQFLETRKFQRSEIAGFFRVPPHMIGDLERATFSNIEHQDLAFARHSLIPYCTRIEKRVNKSLLSDKERVAYFVKFNINALMRGDMKTRSEYYTAMIQHGVMSPNEVRILEDMNPREGGDTYLTPLNMAVNGQPTGGAESAE; translated from the coding sequence ATGTTTAATTTATTCAGACGTAAAAGCGCGCCGGTGATTGACAGCTCGGCCAAGCTCGCGGAGTTGCTGGGCGCATGGTATGACGCCGACGCCGGCGTACAGATCACTCCCGGCAACGCCCCGGAGATCAGCGCCGTGTTTTCGTGCATCAAAGTGCTGACGGAATCCATCGGCATGCTACCGCTGAACCTCTTCAAAGAGCTGCCCGGCGGCGGATCGGAAAAGGCGGCTAACCACCCGCTGCAGACGTTGTTGAAGCATGGACCGAACGACTACCTGACCGATCAGGAATACAAGGAACTGATCGTCGCGCACCTGTGTTTGCGCGGCAACCATTACAGCTACATCAACCGCACGGCGGCGGGTCGGGTGCTGGAGCTGCTGCCCATGGCCCCGGACGCAGTGACGCCAAAGCTATCCAACGATTACGAACTGACCTATGACGTGCAGTTTAAAGCGGGGCCTGTGCGCACGCTGCCGGCGGAGGAGGTGCTGCATATTCGCTTATGGAGCCTGGACGGCCTGACGGGGCTGAACCCGATTCAATACAACCGCCACTGCCTGGGGCTGGCCAAGGCGACGGAAAAGCATGGCTCCACACTGTTCGCCCATGGCGCCAAACCCTCGGGCGTGCTCGCCACCGATCACGCGCTGACAGACAAACAATACGAGCGCCTGAAACAGGAGATGGAGCTGCACCGCGGCGTCGCCAACCAGAGCCGCGAGATGATCCTCGACGGCGGGCTGAAGTGGCTGCAGGTATCGATGACGGCGGAAGACAGCCAGTTTTTAGAAACGAGAAAGTTTCAGCGCTCGGAGATCGCCGGCTTTTTCCGGGTGCCGCCGCACATGATCGGCGACTTGGAGCGGGCCACCTTCAGCAACATTGAACACCAAGACCTCGCCTTTGCGCGGCATTCATTAATCCCATACTGCACGCGCATCGAGAAGCGCGTTAACAAATCGCTGCTGTCCGACAAAGAGCGCGTCGCCTATTTCGTTAAGTTCAACATCAACGCCCTGATGCGCGGCGACATGAAGACCCGCAGCGAGTACTACACCGCCATGATCCAACACGGCGTCATGTCGCCCAACGAGGTCCGCATCCTGGAGGATATGAACCCCAGAGAAGGCGGTGATACCTACCTGACGCCATTGAACATGGCCGTTAACGGACAACCCACGGGAGGTGCCGAAAGTGCTGAGTAA
- a CDS encoding phage major capsid protein: protein MPVELKDIQDVAEELTSRFTEFKSANDSSMEATRAEVIRLTEKTDKLNAQLSELEALKKELDGLYKKQNRPGTVEGDAEYRKHFIDQWMRKNNAADIEAKAVNLGANQDGGFGVPEELDRQILELERELSPMRALCRNIQVSTDGYKRLVNLGGAGSGWVGETDARPETNTPKLAQIEAFMGEIYANPATTQKALDDVYFNVEQWIADEVAQEFVDREADAFLNGDGVGKPKGILAYAMDTAPDASREFGKLQRVISGKAGDFNADNLLSVIYRLKKAFRRNANWMMTGTTVEKVRKFKDADGNYMWRPGIEAGQPSLLLGYGIEENEDMPEVAADANAILFGDFMRGYSIVDRIGARMLRDPYTHKPFVHFYTTKRVGGMLVDSNAIKVLTLSKGA from the coding sequence ATGCCAGTTGAATTAAAAGACATTCAAGACGTAGCGGAAGAACTGACCAGCCGCTTTACGGAATTTAAATCAGCCAATGACTCCTCTATGGAGGCCACCCGCGCAGAGGTAATCAGACTCACCGAAAAAACCGACAAGCTGAACGCCCAGCTGAGCGAACTGGAGGCCCTGAAAAAGGAGTTGGACGGCCTTTATAAAAAGCAGAACCGCCCCGGAACGGTGGAGGGCGATGCGGAATACCGCAAACACTTTATCGACCAGTGGATGCGAAAGAACAACGCCGCCGACATTGAAGCCAAGGCCGTCAACCTGGGCGCGAATCAGGACGGCGGCTTTGGCGTGCCGGAGGAGCTGGACCGCCAGATCCTGGAGCTGGAGCGCGAACTGTCTCCCATGCGGGCGCTGTGCCGAAATATCCAGGTGTCCACAGATGGCTACAAGCGTCTCGTTAACCTGGGCGGCGCCGGTTCCGGCTGGGTCGGCGAGACCGACGCCCGCCCGGAAACCAACACACCCAAGCTGGCGCAGATCGAAGCCTTCATGGGTGAAATCTACGCGAACCCCGCCACGACTCAAAAGGCGCTGGACGACGTGTATTTCAACGTTGAGCAATGGATCGCCGACGAGGTGGCGCAAGAGTTCGTCGACCGCGAAGCCGACGCTTTTCTAAATGGCGATGGCGTAGGCAAACCGAAAGGCATCCTGGCTTACGCCATGGACACCGCCCCGGACGCCTCCCGCGAGTTCGGCAAGCTGCAACGAGTGATCAGCGGCAAGGCGGGCGATTTCAACGCGGATAACCTGCTAAGCGTGATCTACCGTCTCAAGAAGGCGTTTCGCCGCAACGCCAACTGGATGATGACCGGAACCACGGTGGAGAAGGTGCGCAAGTTCAAGGACGCGGACGGCAACTACATGTGGCGTCCCGGCATCGAGGCGGGCCAGCCTTCGTTGCTGTTGGGCTACGGCATCGAGGAGAACGAAGACATGCCGGAAGTGGCGGCGGACGCTAACGCCATCTTGTTCGGCGACTTCATGCGAGGTTACAGCATTGTGGACCGCATCGGCGCGCGCATGCTGCGCGATCCCTACACCCATAAACCCTTCGTTCACTTCTACACCACCAAGCGGGTGGGCGGCATGCTAGTAGACTCCAACGCCATTAAGGTGCTGACCTTAAGTAAGGGGGCGTAA
- a CDS encoding 3TM-type holin yields the protein MSAWTSILNLFKPVADLIDNVHTSDEERLQVQAQLFQIQAELTQRVMEYETKLLEAKARTIQAEAQGQSILQRNWRPLTMLCFLALVVCDSFGLLTFRLSVEAWDLLQIGLGGYVAGRSLEKIAPKVTDVMSKK from the coding sequence GTGAGCGCCTGGACTTCAATTCTGAACCTGTTTAAACCGGTCGCTGATTTGATCGACAACGTCCACACCAGCGACGAAGAGCGCCTGCAGGTACAGGCGCAGCTATTCCAGATCCAGGCCGAGTTAACCCAGCGAGTGATGGAGTACGAAACCAAGCTGCTGGAGGCGAAGGCCAGAACGATTCAGGCGGAGGCGCAAGGGCAAAGCATCCTACAGCGCAACTGGCGCCCGTTAACCATGCTGTGTTTCCTGGCGTTGGTGGTGTGCGACTCCTTCGGCCTGCTGACGTTCAGGTTGAGTGTGGAAGCCTGGGACCTGCTGCAAATAGGCTTAGGCGGATACGTCGCCGGCAGATCGCTGGAGAAGATCGCCCCCAAGGTAACCGACGTGATGAGTAAGAAATAA
- a CDS encoding M15 family metallopeptidase has protein sequence MSFYLGKRSKSRLVGLHPDLVKVIERAIQITPIDFTVLEGLRSIERQKELYKARKSKTMRSRHLTGHAVDLGALINGAITWETRYYQILADAVKQAAEELGIPIEWGGDFNGFFDGPHYQLPWKEYP, from the coding sequence ATGAGCTTCTACTTAGGCAAGCGCTCCAAGTCGCGCTTGGTTGGCTTACATCCTGACCTTGTGAAAGTGATCGAGAGAGCGATTCAGATCACACCGATAGACTTCACTGTGCTGGAAGGGCTGCGCAGCATCGAACGCCAAAAGGAACTGTATAAGGCCCGCAAATCGAAAACGATGCGCAGCCGCCACTTAACCGGTCATGCGGTGGACTTGGGTGCTTTGATTAATGGGGCGATCACCTGGGAGACTCGCTATTACCAGATACTCGCCGACGCTGTGAAGCAAGCCGCCGAAGAGCTGGGCATACCCATAGAGTGGGGCGGCGACTTCAACGGCTTTTTCGATGGACCTCATTACCAACTGCCTTGGAAAGAATACCCGTGA
- a CDS encoding phage terminase small subunit P27 family, translating into MSGTATRAGRGRKPKPVAQKLLAGNPGKRQLNTHEPQFSQITNIDCPDWLGDDARRMWALIAPELCAQKIIAITDAHNLEAFCAAYGRWRQAERELAQYGITITDANGGLKKNPAATVANESLKQLATFGALLGLDPSSRQRLTGGGNQDASNPFDKF; encoded by the coding sequence ATGAGTGGAACCGCAACCAGAGCTGGACGGGGGCGGAAGCCCAAGCCTGTCGCGCAAAAGCTCCTGGCCGGCAACCCCGGAAAGCGTCAACTCAACACCCACGAACCCCAGTTTTCACAGATCACTAACATCGATTGCCCGGACTGGCTGGGCGACGACGCGCGCCGTATGTGGGCGCTGATCGCCCCGGAGCTTTGCGCGCAAAAGATCATCGCCATTACCGACGCGCATAACCTGGAAGCCTTCTGCGCCGCCTATGGTCGCTGGCGTCAGGCGGAGCGCGAATTGGCGCAGTACGGCATTACGATCACGGACGCAAACGGCGGCCTGAAGAAGAACCCGGCGGCCACCGTCGCCAACGAATCCTTAAAACAACTGGCGACCTTCGGGGCGCTCCTGGGCCTGGACCCATCCAGTCGCCAACGACTGACCGGCGGCGGCAATCAAGACGCATCAAACCCCTTCGATAAATTCTGA
- a CDS encoding terminase large subunit, which translates to MAAKYPHVEAATRYARAVLDGSIPAYRYTRLACQRYLDDLAQESDPDYPYYFDKAEAERVCEFVELLPHTKGEWAFKRQLIKLEPWQVFGFVNIFGWKSKADDLRRFREVYWCVPRKNGKSIIAAGVGLYMFACDNEFGAEVYSGATNERQAWEVFRPAKLMVSRTPLLQKAKGIAVNAKNLNRPADEARFEPVIGKPGDGASLSCALIDEYHEHDAPDLYETMVTGQGARRQPLTFIITTAGNNIEGPCYGKQTEAQEMLDGVAPNDELFALMYGVDDPERWADPDVLAMANPNLGVSVYKKYLESQQQKAIRSARFQNIFKIKHLNIWVTARSAFFNMEQWAKCYDPGLNADDFEGQECIGGLDLAGKLDLNAFVKLFYRDLMDEDGRTRRHYYCLSPVFWAPEDTVNNPDNRKLSSRYQKWVNLGALTATDGAEVDYLEVLAEVTDTNQRHPIAEIGIDPHGALNLSHRLDDENLNPVQITQNYSGMSAGMKELEAAIAAGRFHHDGHPILTWCMGNVVGRYMGGADDDIVRPTKEHRDKKIDGAVALIMAVGRAMLAAETTGPSIRFA; encoded by the coding sequence ATGGCGGCTAAATATCCTCACGTCGAGGCGGCGACGCGGTACGCCCGCGCCGTGCTGGACGGATCTATCCCGGCGTACCGGTACACGCGCCTCGCATGCCAGCGTTACCTGGACGATCTCGCCCAAGAAAGCGACCCGGACTATCCGTATTACTTCGACAAGGCCGAGGCCGAGCGCGTCTGCGAGTTCGTCGAACTGCTGCCGCACACCAAGGGCGAGTGGGCGTTCAAGCGTCAGCTTATCAAGCTGGAGCCCTGGCAGGTGTTCGGCTTCGTCAACATCTTCGGATGGAAGAGTAAGGCCGATGATCTGCGACGCTTCCGCGAGGTGTATTGGTGCGTGCCAAGGAAGAACGGTAAAAGCATTATCGCCGCCGGTGTGGGGCTGTATATGTTCGCCTGCGACAACGAGTTTGGCGCCGAGGTCTACAGCGGCGCCACCAACGAACGCCAAGCCTGGGAGGTGTTCCGTCCCGCCAAGCTGATGGTCTCGCGCACGCCGTTATTGCAAAAGGCCAAGGGCATTGCCGTTAACGCCAAGAACCTGAACCGCCCGGCGGATGAGGCGCGCTTTGAGCCGGTTATCGGCAAGCCCGGCGATGGCGCAAGCCTCTCCTGCGCGCTGATCGATGAATACCACGAACACGACGCCCCCGACTTATACGAGACCATGGTGACGGGGCAGGGCGCACGCCGGCAGCCGCTGACGTTTATTATCACCACCGCCGGCAACAACATCGAAGGTCCCTGCTACGGCAAGCAGACCGAAGCGCAAGAGATGCTGGACGGCGTCGCGCCCAATGACGAGCTGTTTGCGCTGATGTATGGGGTAGACGATCCGGAGCGCTGGGCGGACCCGGACGTATTGGCCATGGCTAACCCGAATCTGGGCGTTAGCGTGTATAAAAAATACCTGGAAAGCCAACAACAGAAGGCGATTCGCTCCGCCCGCTTCCAGAACATATTCAAGATCAAGCATTTAAACATCTGGGTTACGGCGCGCTCGGCGTTCTTCAATATGGAGCAGTGGGCTAAATGTTATGACCCCGGCCTGAACGCGGACGACTTCGAAGGTCAGGAGTGCATCGGCGGCCTCGACTTGGCCGGCAAGCTGGATTTAAACGCTTTCGTCAAACTGTTCTACCGCGACCTGATGGACGAGGACGGAAGAACCCGCCGGCATTACTACTGCCTCTCGCCGGTGTTCTGGGCGCCCGAGGATACGGTCAACAACCCGGATAACCGCAAGCTATCCAGTCGTTATCAGAAGTGGGTCAACCTGGGGGCGCTCACCGCTACCGACGGCGCCGAGGTGGACTATCTGGAAGTGCTGGCGGAAGTCACCGACACCAACCAACGCCACCCCATTGCGGAGATCGGCATCGATCCGCACGGCGCGCTGAACCTATCGCACCGCCTGGACGACGAGAACCTGAACCCGGTGCAGATTACGCAGAACTATTCCGGCATGTCCGCCGGCATGAAGGAGCTTGAAGCGGCCATCGCCGCCGGGCGTTTTCATCACGACGGCCACCCCATTTTAACCTGGTGTATGGGCAACGTGGTGGGGCGCTACATGGGCGGCGCCGATGACGACATCGTCCGCCCCACCAAAGAACACCGAGATAAGAAAATCGACGGCGCGGTCGCGCTCATCATGGCCGTGGGCCGCGCCATGCTGGCGGCGGAAACCACTGGTCCCAGCATAAGGTTTGCCTGA
- a CDS encoding phage tail tube protein — translation MAKMPADGTKIEVDTVTPGTPDTEVTGVKSFSGFDGERPEIDNTDLSSEASEFFLGKRDWGSFSLDWFINYSDPGQNEIRAAELSGALKTVKITFPDLTTATFKAYVKNATSLSGGISGMLEGSAALRITGKPTFAKQ, via the coding sequence ATGGCGAAAATGCCCGCCGACGGTACGAAAATAGAGGTTGATACAGTAACCCCAGGCACGCCCGACACGGAGGTGACCGGGGTTAAATCCTTCTCTGGCTTCGATGGCGAACGCCCGGAAATCGACAACACGGATTTAAGCAGCGAGGCGTCCGAGTTCTTTCTCGGCAAGCGCGACTGGGGCTCTTTCTCTCTGGACTGGTTTATCAACTACAGCGATCCCGGCCAAAACGAGATCCGCGCCGCCGAGCTGTCTGGAGCGTTGAAGACCGTCAAGATCACGTTTCCCGACCTGACCACGGCGACCTTTAAGGCGTACGTCAAAAACGCGACCAGCCTTTCCGGCGGGATCAGCGGGATGCTGGAAGGCTCCGCCGCGCTGCGCATCACCGGTAAACCCACTTTCGCAAAACAGTAA
- a CDS encoding head-tail connector protein, producing the protein MAPITLEEAKQHLRVEHDEEDAYIETLIAVARNLAQEYSGLSLAEGESIPELAKHAIKMIIATLYEQREDQTAATVSQVPLCSKALLDLLRIRRL; encoded by the coding sequence ATGGCCCCCATCACCTTAGAAGAAGCCAAGCAGCATCTACGCGTGGAGCACGACGAGGAAGACGCCTACATCGAAACCCTGATCGCGGTGGCGCGCAATCTGGCGCAGGAGTATTCCGGGCTTTCCCTGGCGGAGGGCGAGAGTATTCCCGAACTGGCCAAGCACGCCATAAAAATGATCATCGCCACCCTGTACGAGCAACGGGAGGACCAGACGGCGGCGACGGTTTCGCAAGTCCCGCTGTGCTCCAAAGCGCTGCTCGACCTGCTACGGATTCGCAGGCTATGA
- a CDS encoding HK97-gp10 family putative phage morphogenesis protein: MSSGVKISGLRELHQALQQLGKQAANKAARDGLTEAAKTFRKEIRQGAPVKSGHLRKHIRYKLRRDRSGRGFTGRVGVHPKAYYARFIEFGAAPHAIPNPTTGRGRNKRKNKKRLRIGSQVVAGVNHPGIAPRPFLRPAFLRAKDAAIKAAGKRMWHSIIQARARR, translated from the coding sequence ATGAGCAGCGGCGTCAAGATAAGCGGCTTGCGCGAGCTGCACCAAGCCTTACAACAACTCGGCAAGCAGGCGGCCAACAAGGCGGCGCGGGACGGACTGACCGAGGCGGCGAAAACGTTTAGGAAAGAGATCCGCCAAGGCGCGCCCGTGAAAAGCGGTCACCTGCGTAAACACATCCGCTACAAGTTGCGCAGGGATCGCAGCGGGCGCGGCTTCACCGGTCGCGTAGGCGTGCATCCCAAGGCTTACTACGCCCGTTTTATCGAGTTTGGCGCGGCGCCGCACGCTATTCCCAACCCGACCACCGGACGAGGGAGAAACAAGCGCAAAAACAAAAAGCGCCTGCGCATCGGCTCGCAGGTGGTCGCCGGCGTTAACCATCCCGGCATTGCGCCACGTCCTTTCCTGCGCCCGGCGTTTCTGCGCGCCAAGGATGCGGCGATCAAAGCCGCCGGCAAACGCATGTGGCATTCGATCATTCAAGCGAGGGCGCGCCGATGA
- a CDS encoding HNH endonuclease: MDHIQPKAKGGDDQEKNLQGICRLCHRRKTSQS; the protein is encoded by the coding sequence GTGGATCACATACAGCCCAAAGCGAAAGGCGGTGACGATCAGGAGAAGAACCTGCAGGGAATTTGTAGGCTTTGTCATAGGCGTAAGACGTCGCAGAGTTGA
- a CDS encoding HNH endonuclease, translated as MPKASLRPCKDKGCPNTTRHKSRYCESHADKREATRWGVWQQQKGSDTQRGYGWQWRKLRARILRRDNYLCQVCLKQGRTSAATQVDHIQPKAQGGDDQVGNLQAICRLCHSHKTAKE; from the coding sequence ATGCCCAAGGCATCGCTAAGGCCCTGCAAAGATAAAGGCTGCCCTAATACGACCCGGCACAAGTCACGGTACTGTGAAAGCCACGCAGACAAGCGAGAGGCGACACGCTGGGGAGTCTGGCAACAACAGAAAGGCAGCGACACCCAACGCGGTTATGGTTGGCAATGGCGTAAGCTTAGAGCACGGATACTGAGACGAGATAACTACCTGTGTCAGGTGTGCTTAAAGCAGGGGCGAACCAGTGCGGCGACTCAGGTGGATCATATCCAACCCAAGGCGCAAGGCGGTGACGATCAAGTAGGAAACCTGCAGGCAATTTGCAGGCTTTGCCACAGTCATAAAACCGCAAAGGAATAG
- a CDS encoding type II toxin-antitoxin system ParD family antitoxin, producing the protein MPRTITFQPSAELESFISSMIETGSYNNQSEVIRAGLRLLQEQMAASKLQELRSLIDEGEASGELKNWDVNEFLARMKKTSNDG; encoded by the coding sequence ATGCCTAGAACAATCACCTTTCAGCCTAGCGCTGAGCTGGAAAGCTTCATTTCTTCGATGATCGAGACCGGCAGCTATAACAATCAGAGCGAAGTTATCCGAGCAGGGTTGAGGTTGCTACAAGAGCAGATGGCGGCTTCTAAACTGCAAGAGCTTCGTAGCCTGATTGATGAGGGAGAAGCCAGCGGAGAGCTTAAAAACTGGGATGTGAATGAGTTTCTTGCAAGGATGAAAAAGACCTCGAATGACGGATAA
- a CDS encoding phage head closure protein, with protein MRAGRLRRRVTIQANVATQDEYGETVQGWRDLATRWAGVEPLSGREFLAASGPRAELTARIVLRWEPTLAGLASQDHRAIYQGRVYDIHSAINTREENKEWVLMCADTGAAV; from the coding sequence ATGAGAGCGGGACGACTGCGGCGGCGGGTGACGATTCAAGCCAACGTCGCCACCCAGGACGAGTACGGCGAAACCGTGCAAGGCTGGCGAGATCTCGCCACGCGCTGGGCGGGCGTAGAGCCGCTGTCCGGTCGGGAGTTCCTGGCCGCCAGCGGCCCCCGCGCCGAGCTGACCGCCCGCATCGTGCTGCGCTGGGAGCCGACCCTGGCCGGGCTCGCGTCCCAGGATCACCGGGCGATCTATCAGGGGCGCGTCTATGACATCCATTCCGCCATTAACACCCGCGAGGAAAACAAAGAATGGGTGCTGATGTGCGCGGATACAGGGGCGGCGGTATGA
- a CDS encoding GNAT family N-acetyltransferase: MSCTIRKAKKEDFPVLRMLWQFYEYHNSYYTHEDIDHNGLFDIDDDYILATLEEKEECEVYLIISDQSVAGFLTIEPVEIRGKELLELADLFILPKYRSRGIASYAIKNMIFKEDKAWHISIYQGDTLALAFWKRIFHKLPFRSVGEISPPEVAGFYEFVVEAIAL; encoded by the coding sequence GTGAGCTGCACTATCAGAAAGGCAAAGAAAGAAGACTTCCCCGTATTACGCATGCTGTGGCAGTTTTACGAATACCATAACTCCTATTACACACATGAGGATATCGATCACAACGGCCTATTCGATATCGACGATGACTATATTTTGGCCACTCTTGAAGAAAAAGAAGAATGCGAGGTCTACTTAATTATCTCAGACCAGTCTGTCGCCGGGTTCCTTACCATTGAGCCCGTGGAGATTAGAGGGAAAGAGCTTCTAGAGCTTGCAGACTTATTCATTCTTCCTAAGTACCGATCTCGTGGAATAGCCAGTTACGCTATTAAAAACATGATCTTCAAAGAAGATAAGGCGTGGCACATTTCCATTTATCAAGGCGATACACTGGCGCTAGCATTTTGGAAGCGCATATTCCATAAGTTACCATTTAGGTCTGTCGGTGAGATATCGCCACCAGAAGTAGCAGGGTTTTATGAGTTTGTGGTTGAGGCAATAGCGCTTTAG
- a CDS encoding type II toxin-antitoxin system RelE/ParE family toxin: MTDNTFKLRPKAEADLVSIYQFSLREWGADKAEAYIREINEAFLTLVNNKTLGSDRSYVRPSLRAYYVGSHVVFYKPTVYGVAVIRVLHQSMDYVRHL; this comes from the coding sequence ATGACGGATAACACATTCAAGCTTCGTCCTAAAGCGGAGGCTGATCTAGTCTCAATCTATCAGTTCTCGTTAAGGGAGTGGGGAGCAGACAAGGCGGAAGCCTATATCAGGGAGATTAACGAAGCTTTCCTAACGCTCGTTAACAACAAGACTCTTGGCAGTGATCGCAGCTACGTACGCCCTTCTTTGCGAGCTTATTACGTAGGCTCTCATGTAGTCTTCTACAAACCAACTGTTTATGGTGTCGCCGTTATTCGGGTTTTGCATCAGTCGATGGATTATGTGCGGCACTTATAA
- the gp17 gene encoding tail completion protein gp17 gives MIIPRLLKRLRKSDQVKALVAPSAIHGRFLPPHAATPALSLLYVGDDPVNDLGGEDNSRRERAQIDAWAPTLKQADQLAKAAMAALASRGQDFTAVRNGKTYEYDDAAQLHRLRLDYSFIYYED, from the coding sequence ATGATTATCCCGCGACTGCTGAAGCGACTGCGCAAGTCGGATCAGGTTAAGGCGTTGGTTGCGCCGTCCGCGATCCACGGACGCTTCCTGCCGCCGCACGCGGCAACGCCGGCGCTGTCTCTGCTGTATGTCGGCGACGATCCCGTCAACGACCTGGGCGGAGAGGATAACAGCCGCCGCGAGCGGGCGCAGATAGACGCCTGGGCGCCGACGCTCAAGCAGGCGGACCAGTTAGCAAAGGCTGCGATGGCTGCATTGGCTTCACGCGGCCAAGACTTCACCGCTGTGCGCAACGGCAAAACCTACGAGTACGACGACGCGGCCCAGCTGCACCGGCTGAGGCTGGATTATTCATTCATATATTACGAGGACTGA
- a CDS encoding HK97 family phage prohead protease has protein sequence MLSKQKLDFPLKIKSLSDTGEFEGYGSVFGVKDSYSDIVVKGAFNASLARWKQQGRLPALLWQHRMDEPIGVYTAMEEDEHGLKLSGRLLIDDDPLAKRAYGHLKAGSISGLSIGYSVPSNGMEYDSAKEAFLIKEIDLWEVSLVTFPANDEARIAQVKHRQRNAEHAQALAAISSLKNLFTTRN, from the coding sequence GTGCTGAGTAAGCAAAAGTTAGATTTTCCATTAAAGATCAAGTCCCTGTCCGACACCGGTGAGTTTGAGGGGTACGGCTCCGTATTCGGGGTTAAAGACTCCTACAGCGACATTGTCGTCAAAGGCGCGTTTAACGCCTCCCTGGCGCGCTGGAAACAACAAGGCCGCCTGCCGGCGCTGTTATGGCAGCATCGCATGGACGAGCCTATCGGCGTTTACACCGCCATGGAGGAAGACGAGCACGGTCTGAAGCTGTCCGGGCGTCTGCTGATCGACGATGACCCGTTAGCCAAGCGCGCATACGGGCACCTTAAAGCCGGCTCTATTTCCGGCCTCTCTATTGGTTATTCCGTCCCGTCCAACGGCATGGAATACGACAGCGCCAAAGAAGCTTTTTTGATTAAAGAAATTGACCTGTGGGAAGTGTCCCTGGTGACTTTCCCCGCCAATGACGAAGCGCGCATTGCGCAAGTCAAACACCGCCAGCGAAACGCCGAGCACGCACAAGCTCTGGCCGCTATTTCATCCTTAAAAAATTTATTCACCACAAGGAACTAA